The genomic region AGGTGCTCACttgagcagagccagccctgtgccaccatCTCCAGACTCCTGGGTGAAACTCTGCTGCTAAAACCCCACAGTTGGCTCTGgtgagcagctgtgctgggctccatGACCTGCTCACCACCCACCTCTTCCCTGCAGGGAGATGGTGGTGGCATCAGGATCATCTGGAAATGATCCCTGAGCACGAGGAGCATTGCACCTGCACCTGGTAAGAGGTCTGTGCTGAAAACCCCCACACCtacagaatcctggaatggtttggcttggaagggacctcaaatccTGTCTCATTCCACCcattccactatcccaggtggctccaagcctcaatgtccagcctggccttgggcactgccagggatccaggggcagccccagctgctctgggcaccctgtgccaggccctgtgCCAATTCCTCCAGAGTTTTAACCTCTAGCTAACAGTACAACCACACAGAGCCCAGTAGACCCTATccactttattattattattatcattatcattatatATTTGTGAAAAGAGAACCTTATCCTTTGCCCTGCTTGCTCCCAGCCATATTTTAAGATGGTAGTTACACAAACTGGCAAATTCACAATTCCTCCTCTGATCAAGGTATTATTAACAATTTAATCCAGAAGCTGAAAACAGATTTAGGCTCCTTACTGCTTTCCACCACACTCTTCTTCTGTCTCCCTGAGAGGCAGCAAAAGGTGGCCTTTGCAGCTGGGTTTGTGCCTTAGGATAGCTTGAAGTGGTGCAAAATGGTGTTTCCTGCTAGAACTTATTGAAACTCCTTTGTGCTTAAGTGAGATTATCCAAACCAGCACGAATCTCAGAAAGATGTCCCCTTTGTTAGTAAGGTGGGAGGTTCTCATGGACACAAACCCTTGGCCACTCTTCATTGTCACCAGGCAGGACGTTCCTAGCTCCTTCCAGCTGTGAAAGAAGGCAGTGAGTGCCAGGATGTTGGGACTCTTGGGGTGGAAGTGCTGCCAGAAGGTGAATAAAGCAGGACCCATCCACCACGTGGCttcatcccatccctgtgggacACCAGCATCCAGGAGGGCACGGAGCTCCTGGCCAGCTGTTTGCAGCTGGGAACCCAAGCTCAAGGAGCCCAGAGTCCACAATGGCCAAGTTCCACTAAACTGGTGGTGAGGGAGGCACGTGGGAGACTCAGGGTGTGAGGGCTGTGCTCAATGCTCAACTTCTGCAGGGACCTCAGCCTACTGAACCTCAGCCCAGAGTGCTTCCCTAGTCATTGGATTGCCTGGTTTTCCTCACTGGCCAGAGCAATATCAATCCAGACCAAGTGTAGCAGTTTATTGAGCTTTTCCCCtcaggttttcttcttctttttttttttttttaattattcccCCCGCCCAGATGAAAGAAGCCCCAGAAGTCATGGAGAAGCCAACAACCACTGCCACTGCTCCAGCTCTAGGCACCCTTCTCCATCAGTTCAAGCATTTCTTTGTAGACCTGCTCGTAGACGTGCTTGCCCCAGAGGAAGTCAAAGTGGACAAATTCAGGGATGTACTTCTTGTAGGCCACGTTGGAGATGCGGGGCAGGGTGATGTTCACATCCTCAGGGGCTGAAATCCAGTCCTTGCCCCCATACCAGGCAGCCAGCGGGGTTTTCATGTTCTCCAGCTCATAGAAGGGAGGAGTGGTCTGCAAGACAGGAGAGAGGCAAAGGGCAAGCCAAAAATTCAAAGTGTGTCCTGGTGGCTGCTTGGAATTTCTCCCTTATCCCAAGGGATAGAAGAGGAGCTACCACCAGGGAGCCTCACTGTGCCTTGGGCTCCTGTTCTTTCCACCAGAGGGTCAAAAAGTCATCACTGAGTGACTGAGTcacttatttttattagaaagtTATGAACCTGCTTCCCCATACAAAGCGAGTTCCATAAATACCGTGtatttcatggaatcacagaatggtttgggttgggatgGACCTCAAACATCATCTtgtcccagctcccctgccatgggcattTTGCACCaaccttccactattccaggcTGCTCAATTGTCCAAATGCAGTCTCAGCCACTGCAATATTTTCactggaatatttattttattttttctctgagcaTGTCTCTCTCTTACCTGGTTGTAATGAAGCACGTTGTCATTGCCATAATCATAATGCTTGAATTCCCCAGTCTGGtagagctggaaaaggagagtTATATTTATTATCCACACATTGGAGGGGGCTCTAAGGAAGATAAAAGAGGTGACAGGGGACTGCAGCGCTCCCTCCTGCCACCAAGGCTCAGGGAACCCATTTTTACatttggattttgggaggagagcccagccccaggaagaCCACACAGTGAAGAACCTGGTGTACAGCCAAGAGCCTCAAAGGACACATGAATCaagtttttttgtgtgttgtggtcagtgccagcagcaggaggatgtgAGTAGAACATTTTCAATAATTATTTGTATCATTAGTGGTCTTACTGAccctcagccttccctctgGCATCTCCTGTCCTGGGTTATCATCAGCCTTTATTCCACCTCCATCTCCTACAAGCCCCAAGGAGCTCTTTTGTTGGGATAAATAACTTCATTTCCAGCAGTGTTTcagctttcctctccctcccttacacagctctgcagggggagcagggggggaTTATCCCCAGTTTTATTCCCAGATTATTCcctgagcagaggaaggagaacaGGAGGAGGTGTTACCTGGCGCCAGTGCAACATGTTTTTTAGGGATGTGGAGTCAGGGTAGCGGGCCAGGTAGACATCCATGCGGCTCTGCAAGACCATCAGAGAGGTTTATTCTCTGCTCCCCCGCAAAAATCCacatcagaaataaaaccaaagtaGCTACACGAGCCTCACCcacacagagctccctgcagcaagCTGAGCAAGTCCCATGGTAGGAGCCTGCCTGGTTCCCAAGGCAAAGTAAGGCTCCATACCTTGTGCTCAGGATCCTTTTGCAAagctcagctctctgtgttGTCCCTAATACATTTCCTTCTTGGAATATTAAAGAACTACACCAATTCTTCACTTGAGAACCCCCGACCCTGGTGCCTCCAGGTTGAATTTTTCTACCAGCCGAAGACATGGAAGGCCATGTGGAGGCAGCAGAAGGACAGCTCAGGCTGGGACAGTGAGGAAGAGGGTGTCTGGAGAGGGAAGCTGCAGTGTACATACCACGTTCAGGCTGTTGGTGAACCCACCAGGCAGGTAAAACACCAAAGAGCACACGGTCTTCAGCATGGGGTAGGTGCACATGGTGGAAATCACTTGCTTCAACACCTCACCCTTATCAAAGACCACTGTCTGGCCTAAAATGATCTGTGGGAGTCAGAGGGGTGTATCAGTGGGGTGTATCACGCTCTGTTTTGCCTCCAGGTGCTCCCCACCTCTTTGCTCACCCCTGAAAGTTGCTGACAACTTTGCTGTGCTCCGTCACTTTGGCTTTTCAGAAAAGGCCACGGCCCTGGAAGAGCCCTGCCCTTCCTAGGAGAGGTTTCTCCAGGGAGAAGGGACCCAAAACCAATCCCTGTTAATAGTTCTGTGATGAAGGCTGGACAGGCAGATGATTTGCCTGCCCTCCAGGCTCACAGCACACGCACAAACACCCAGAGCGGGGAGATGGAGGTGATGCACAAGGCCTGCCTGTCTCAGGTGaccctcccagtccctctcccCCTCACACCTCATCTGTGCTGAGGACACACCTTAATCAGCACCTCGGGCAGGTCAAACACCCTCACCAAGGGGGACTTCATGTTGGAGTTGACGGTGATGGGAGCCAAGGCGAAGAACATCTTGATTTTGCGATCCAGTTCGGGAATGGAGGAGAAGGCAATGAAACCTGCGTGGGGGAGAAGGAAGcagaccctgccctgctgtttCTGAGGCAGATGTTGActtccaggtgtgtgtgcccACCTTAAAGCCCCTTGGAGGTGGCTCCAGCAGGTCAGGGTCTAACAACAATCAGAGCACCCAGTTTGGGGCTGCCAGTGCTCAAAACTCTTCCGTTTAAACAATTAcctgctcttttccctgttGTTGTTTGGGAATGCCTGGACATTTCCCTCCCTGACCAAGGTTTTAGGAACACTcccaggctgggggtgcccagctGGTGTGACTCTGCCAGGCCTTGCTCTCCTCCTCAGTACCTGTGGTGGTGCCTTGGGAATAAGCCACGTAGTACAACTGCTCCTGCCCCGTTCTCTGCAGGATGTAGTTGATGGACGCTGGAAGGTCATACATGGCCATCTCATGGAAGCTGCAGGGGAGACAGGCACGTGACAAAATCACCCTTGCTGACCTTGGCATGGCTTCTTGGGTGTGGGCAAGCACTTTGGCAGGAATGGGCAACCCAATTTCTGCCCCGTGGCAGAGGGTCTGACTGCCAGGAGcacctctcctccagcctgcagacactgctgggGGTACCAGGGACCTGCCCACCCTCCAGTTTCATGGAAAATACCTGTAAGCTGAGTATTCCTGCTGGTAGAATTCAAACTCCTGGTGTTTCCGCGACCAGCTGTTGCCCCGGCTGTTCCCGATCCAGACGTCGTAGCCAGCGTCGGCCAGGATGAAGCCCAGGCTGGTGTTGGGCAAGTTGGTGACCCAGTTGCTTCCCTCCAACACCAGGCCATGCTGCAGGAGGACCACAGCCTttggagctggaggaaggaagaggaggaatcaTTTTCTCTGACCATGAGCAAAATCCATCATTCACATCCAGGCATGGCTTTGGCAGCACCCTCTGGGAAGTgacaccagggcagggacactgtcCTCTGTCCTCTGTCCTCTGTCTTCTGTCCTCTGTTCTCTGTCTTCAGCCTCTCTGGAGAGGTGTTTTGAAGAAGGCCAGGGCAGAGACTGGaaatctgtgggtttttttacactTATTTGCCATGTACACGACAAGAACTGAGCATCACCCCACCATTGCTTTGAAGCAGTGCAGAACGGGAACATCCCAAAATGGTGAGATGGCACTGAACTGGACACAGGAGGGATGCAAAATACTGAGATAGCATTGGATTGGCTGCCTGGTTTGGTTTCCTTTCCTCACTAATGGCTTTTTGCTGCTCCACTCTCTGGTTTTGAGCTAAAACCTGGGGCAAGATTTCTCTGCCCCATTCATCCTCCTTCCTCTCTGGGGCAAATCCTCTCAGAACAAGGTCAGCATGGTGGGCACCTGCATTTCTTCTGCTCCTGAGGCTATTTGCCTGGTTTTTCCTACAGGGACATCTTCCTCCTGGAGCACTGTCCTGGGctgactatatgatgcttttatccccaattATCTGTTCTGTTTAAGCTGAATAAcaagttttgcacctttaagacttattccaaagaataaaagaaaaaaacccaaacaaactgtgcagtttattttcaaaccctacactcactcctccacattccttcTCCTAAACTGTGTTGtctgcaaataaacaaacaataaaagaaagctCTCCTTTATTTTAGTTAGTGTTAGCTagctgaagcaaaaaaaaagttccctagactgtaatttttttccttttctttaaaccTGTTTAAACCCACTCTAAACTGAACACCCCAAGAAACCACCAACAGCTCACACCTGTAACCCACCAGACCAAACCTggtgctgcagcatttccagcaccaaaaagactaaaaaaagactaaataaaAACTAAACTGCAACCcagaaaagagact from Camarhynchus parvulus chromosome 6, STF_HiC, whole genome shotgun sequence harbors:
- the LOC115904998 gene encoding putative lysosomal acid lipase/cholesteryl ester hydrolase, with the translated sequence MMWLLLTISCFMLVAAKSEENPEVSMDVGEIVRYHGYPYEEHEVLTEDGYFLTLQRIPHGRGSPGSFSLSHKAGAQPSNMFCPPPKAVVLLQHGLVLEGSNWVTNLPNTSLGFILADAGYDVWIGNSRGNSWSRKHQEFEFYQQEYSAYSFHEMAMYDLPASINYILQRTGQEQLYYVAYSQGTTTGFIAFSSIPELDRKIKMFFALAPITVNSNMKSPLVRVFDLPEVLIKIILGQTVVFDKGEVLKQVISTMCTYPMLKTVCSLVFYLPGGFTNSLNVSRMDVYLARYPDSTSLKNMLHWRQLYQTGEFKHYDYGNDNVLHYNQTTPPFYELENMKTPLAAWYGGKDWISAPEDVNITLPRISNVAYKKYIPEFVHFDFLWGKHVYEQVYKEMLELMEKGA